The following proteins come from a genomic window of Papilio machaon chromosome 7, ilPapMach1.1, whole genome shotgun sequence:
- the LOC106717966 gene encoding axoneme-associated protein mst101(2)-like, with translation MASLNSTLPQEGTSGTAGGESLPAVSAAGCPSYSGGGKDCLLTKTTTTQARIMETIARDLDTDKTRRPSLDATKTKEVKVLLERIPIASPNTPRRRLPALSDTSDSDASPKDMDIEPSEVREDRHPGQWGSLGRKRHLAAASGDIEAGPSPKVAGTRKGRGRPPTTGDYVGLAKAKRELAEATRRQLEWEAEKDVAELTMGLRSTRAGVRLSETSASEIEDEDELGSVELGGQIELGAAAVAAVCDKSSNLKGTSKKALKEAVAQIRAASKRLMTRNVNEETRLLRAANTRLQAEMAALKKEVAELKACMSQAGATPKPATATCLQSPEEELENRILSRLSERLNARIDGLEPRLNPEPRLRPALAHDRREAEARLPPPASRPRHTPAETQAELPDERRPDPVQSGWIKVGAKGKKKAPTSSSAPAAAASSSAAAQPAHPGQKAKTKKKAAKKKGKAKNQETGRPLPPAPASMKETMASVVKRGLREKAPTTTRSAPTTTKKGQEKVKSSPKLRAPKTSAVVVTLHPTAVEKGVTYAKALAEAKQKVNLKDLEIESVRFKRAATGASIIEIPGATSAPKADLLAERLREVFGNGGDITVSRPTKMSELIVAGLDDSVTKEEVTAAVAAKGGCAANCIKVGTLRQERSGLFAVWVSCPVEAAKKVVEGKLLVGWVSARVKLLERRELRCFKCLHAGHVKARCTAEVDRGLQCYRCGQLGHRATECHAAPHCTLCAEAGKAANHRLGSKLCSAPKKRMFSRVFVASSASVQQAQPPPSGEVEMETENTTK, from the coding sequence ATGGCATCCCTAAACAGTACAttaccccaggagggtacctCCGGCACTGCCGGGGGAGAATCCCTCCCCGCGGTCTCGGCCGCGGGCTGCCCCtcgtattctggggggggcaaGGACTGTCTTCTTACAAAAACAACGACGACCCAGGCACGAATAATGGAAACGATAGCACGAGATTTGGATACTGATAAGACGAGGCGCCCATCATTGGACGCCACAAAAACCAAGGAGGTGAAAGTGCTGCTAGAGCGCATCCCGATCGCGTCACCTAACACCCCGCGACGGCGTCTACCAGCGCTAAGCGACACGTCGGACTCCGACGCGTCGCCCAAAGACATGGATATAGAACCATCGGAAGTACGCGAAGACCGGCACCCCGGACAATGGGGGAGTCTTGGCCGAAAGCGGCATCTAGCCGCCGCATCAGGCGATATAGAGGCGGGTCCCTCGCCCAAAGTGGCAGGAACAAGGAAGGGCCGAGGGCGGCCGCCTACTACAGGAGACTACGTTGGGCTCGCCAAAGCGAAACGGGAGTTGGCAGAGGCCACCCGGCGACAACTCGAGTGGGAAGCGGAGAAGGACGTCGCCGAGCTTACGATGGGGCTGCGGTCGACCAGAGCGGGGGTCCGACTCTCAGAGACCTCCGCATCTGAAATAGAGGACGAGGACGAGCTGGGCTCGGTAGAATTAGGAGGACAAATAGAGCTTGGCGCAGCGGCAGTGGCGGCCGTCTGCGACAAATCGAGTAATCTTAAAGGGACTTCGAAGAAGGCACTTAAGGAGGCGGTGGCGCAGATTCGGGCGGCGTCAAAACGCCTGATGACGCGAAACGTCAACGAGGAGACGAGGCTCCTGCGAGCCGCCAACACCCGCCTACAGGCAGAGATGGCCGCATTAAAGAAAGAGGTGGCAGAACTGAAGGCGTGCATGTCGCAGGCGGGGGCTACACCTAAACCCGCCACAGCGACATGCTTGCAATCACCAGAGGAGGAACTGGAGAACCGGATCCTGAGCAGGCtctcggaacggctcaacgctAGAATAGACGGGCTAGAGCCGCGCCTAAATCCGGAGCCCCGCTTGCGGCCGGCACTGGCTCACGACAGGCGTGAGGCGGAAGCTAGATTACCACCCCCGGCAAGCCGTCCACGCCACACACCGGCCGAGACCCAGGCAGAACTGCCTGACGAGCGTCGCCCGGATCCGGTCCAATCGGGCTGGATCAAGGTCGGCGCCAAAGGAAAAAAGAAGGCGCCGACCTCTTCTTCAGCGCCGGCCGCCGCCGCTTCTTCTTCTGCCGCGGCCCAACCCGCCCATCCGGGCCAAAAGGCGAAGACGAAAAAGAAGGCCGCTAAAAAGAAGGGCAAGGCCAAAAACCAAGAGACGGGACGCCCCCTCCCGCCGGCGCCTGCTTCCATGAAGGAGACCATGGCGTCGGTGGTTAAGAGGGGCCTCAGAGAAAAGGCGCCGACTACCACCAGATCGGCGCCCACGACGACGAAGAAGGGGCAGGAGAAGGTCAAGTCCTCGCCTAAGCTGCGGGCCCCCAAGACCTCGGCAGTCGTGGTGACCTTACATCCCACGGCTGTGGAGAAGGGGGTCACATACGCCAAGGCTCTGGCGGAGGCGAAACAAAAAGTTAACCTCAAGGACCTAGAAATTGAGAGCGTCCGCTTCAAGCGGGCGGCGACTGGGGCGTCCATCATCGAGATCCCCGGTGCCACTAGCGCGCCAAAGGCGGACCTCCTCGCGGAGAGGCTTCGCGAGGTCTTCGGGAACGGAGGCGACATCACCGTCTCCCGTCCAACGAAAATGTCGGAGTTGATTGTAGCGGGTCTTGACGATTCCGTAACTAAGGAAGAGGTGACAGCTGCGGTCGCGGCCAAAGGTGGATGTGCGGCCAACTGCATAAAAGTAGGCACACTCCGCCAGGAGAGGTCCGGCCTATTCGCCGTGTGGGTTTCATGCCCTGTTGAAGCCGCCAAAAAGGTGGTTGAAGGGAAACTTCTTGTCGGATGGGTCTCGGCCAGGGTGAAGCTCCTCGAACGTAGGGAGCTGAGGTGCTTCAAGTGCCTTCACGCTGGCCATGTCAAGGCGCGGTGTACTGCGGAGGTCGACCGGGGGCTTCAATGCTACCGGTGCGGCCAGCTGGGACACCGCGCCACAGAGTGTCATGCTGCCCCCCACTGCACACTGTGTGCGGAGGCCGGGAAGGCAGCCAACCATCGCTTGGGGAGCAAATTGTGCTCGGCCCCCAAGAAAAGGATGTTTAGTAGAGTGTTTGTTGCGAGCAGCGCTAGCGTGCAACAGGCACAACCACCACCGAGCGGTGAAGTAGAGATGGAGACCGAGAACACCACAAAATGA